One Candidatus Peregrinibacteria bacterium DNA segment encodes these proteins:
- the mfd gene encoding transcription-repair coupling factor, which translates to MKDCKHLITLFPHGQNLQVIEQFQDQGYSSISGAGNVSSKAFLIADLAREVKDLKRVLWLTSDSQHKENTLRDLRLWGDLPVFAYEKEDNPMRDSGLDRENTVRKMAFLSLVLDEQRPSFFVLPYRELFGLFPNPDLVKRGVLKLKKKDAVDPVEVFEKLIGIGYEVSMDTYVEKGEYHRHGDLMTIWPVNMETPVRLELGFDEVEKIALFNQVDKVDVQEVDHLEIYPIEVPEGDTPLLHYFGRGSLVLDDEVEFPDDDSEAFEAAMKTRLPESRYLEFRSFMEETAYHHHLHYLSVLKYYAPLDFVTDLRDKLANEWTVFLFTKHPELYTGLFEEKKIPFVSYKRGASFESRQVVIFHVDQEDIFPEAFQNPGLNFMVVSDRNVGGFGEQEKRPERQKVYTDFLTGLKPGDFVVHTDHGIGQFLGLDKRTIDEVTREYLKIGYAENDKLFVPIDQADKVSKFIGAGDRIPKLTRLGSAEWTTMQNRVRKETEKIATELLQLYAERESAQGFMCDNDSSRMIQFEKNFQYEPTPGQLRAILDVKRDMERKKPMDRLVCGDVGFGKTEVAMRAAFKAVDNGKQVAVLAPITILVDQHFKSFVKRMEGFNVRIEMLSRFRSPAEQKKILKALERGEIDIIIGTHRLLQDDLKFKDLGLLIIDEEQRFGVKQKERLKDFRKEVHILTMTATPIPRTLNISLHGLRDITTITTPPPGRLPIVTEVRRYSLALIKGAVEKEMERGGQIYFLHNRVQTIDDMASKLRSLLPKARIVVTHGKLAPDELERRILAFKSGEYDILVSSTIIENGIDLANANTLIVNNAERFGLAQLYQLRGRVGRAKVQAYSYFLYQMERLPLDAKKRLKAIVEANELGAGFQIAMKDLEIRGAGDVLGANQSGAIQVVGVSHFVRMLNQAVEDLKKGKKVKERETTMKDVTIEIPLPAYVPDEYIVSSKEKISVYQKLAGADTLDYLTELRTELVEDYGRMPEEVSNLFRVLEIKMFAKKAGILNVKAENVHSQEDRQIVLHMSESVKPENIMSLLEYNNRWIISGTKLKISFKDLGVSWVEELKKCLLALGKKLKNLPGAVVEK; encoded by the coding sequence GTGAAGGACTGTAAACATCTGATCACACTCTTCCCGCATGGGCAGAATCTTCAGGTAATAGAGCAATTTCAAGATCAAGGCTATAGTTCCATTTCAGGGGCTGGGAATGTTTCTTCGAAAGCGTTTTTAATTGCCGATTTGGCTCGTGAGGTGAAAGACCTTAAACGAGTGCTTTGGCTGACCAGCGATTCTCAGCACAAAGAAAACACTTTGCGAGACCTTCGCTTGTGGGGCGACTTACCCGTTTTTGCTTACGAGAAAGAAGACAATCCCATGAGGGACAGCGGTTTGGATCGAGAAAACACGGTTCGAAAGATGGCTTTTTTATCGCTGGTTTTGGATGAGCAAAGGCCGTCTTTTTTTGTGCTTCCCTACCGAGAGCTCTTTGGACTTTTCCCCAATCCCGATCTTGTGAAGCGTGGGGTTTTGAAACTGAAAAAGAAAGATGCGGTGGACCCTGTTGAAGTGTTTGAAAAACTCATTGGGATTGGTTATGAGGTTTCGATGGACACTTATGTGGAGAAAGGGGAGTACCATCGCCATGGAGATTTGATGACGATTTGGCCGGTGAATATGGAAACCCCGGTGCGACTGGAACTCGGTTTTGATGAGGTGGAAAAAATTGCGCTTTTCAATCAAGTGGACAAAGTGGACGTGCAAGAAGTCGATCATCTGGAAATTTATCCCATTGAAGTGCCGGAAGGCGATACGCCACTGCTCCATTATTTTGGCCGCGGCTCTTTGGTTTTGGATGATGAAGTGGAGTTCCCGGATGACGATAGTGAAGCTTTTGAGGCTGCGATGAAAACGCGTTTGCCGGAATCCCGTTATTTGGAGTTCCGGTCCTTTATGGAGGAGACGGCTTATCATCATCACCTGCATTACCTTTCGGTTTTAAAATATTACGCACCGCTGGATTTTGTCACCGATTTGCGCGACAAACTCGCGAATGAGTGGACGGTGTTTTTGTTCACTAAACATCCTGAACTTTACACCGGGCTTTTTGAAGAGAAGAAAATCCCTTTTGTGAGCTACAAGCGGGGGGCGAGTTTTGAATCCAGGCAAGTGGTGATTTTTCATGTGGACCAGGAGGATATTTTTCCGGAAGCGTTTCAAAATCCTGGACTCAATTTTATGGTGGTTTCGGATCGCAATGTGGGCGGATTTGGGGAACAGGAAAAACGCCCTGAACGGCAGAAGGTTTACACGGACTTTTTGACGGGCCTGAAGCCGGGCGATTTTGTGGTGCATACCGATCATGGAATTGGGCAGTTTTTGGGGCTCGATAAGCGCACCATTGATGAAGTGACGCGCGAGTATTTAAAAATTGGTTACGCCGAAAACGACAAACTTTTTGTGCCCATCGACCAAGCGGACAAGGTTTCTAAATTCATTGGGGCGGGGGATAGAATTCCGAAGCTCACACGTCTGGGAAGTGCCGAGTGGACGACGATGCAAAATAGGGTACGTAAGGAGACCGAAAAAATTGCGACGGAACTTTTGCAACTGTATGCAGAACGCGAAAGTGCCCAAGGCTTTATGTGTGACAACGACAGCAGTCGCATGATTCAATTTGAAAAGAATTTTCAATATGAGCCGACCCCCGGTCAGCTGCGTGCAATTTTGGATGTGAAACGCGACATGGAACGCAAAAAACCGATGGATAGACTGGTGTGTGGAGACGTGGGTTTTGGAAAGACGGAAGTGGCCATGCGCGCGGCGTTCAAGGCTGTGGACAACGGCAAGCAAGTGGCCGTGCTCGCGCCCATCACGATTTTGGTGGATCAACATTTTAAGAGTTTTGTGAAACGCATGGAAGGCTTCAATGTTCGCATCGAAATGCTGAGTCGTTTCCGTAGCCCTGCCGAGCAAAAGAAGATTCTAAAAGCCCTTGAGCGAGGCGAAATCGACATTATTATTGGCACCCACCGTCTTTTGCAAGACGACCTCAAATTCAAAGATTTGGGCCTGCTCATCATTGACGAAGAACAGCGTTTTGGGGTGAAGCAAAAAGAGCGCCTCAAAGACTTCCGCAAAGAAGTGCACATTTTAACCATGACCGCGACACCGATTCCTCGTACGCTGAACATCAGTTTGCACGGACTCAGAGACATCACGACCATCACCACGCCGCCGCCCGGAAGACTCCCTATTGTGACGGAAGTGCGTCGGTATTCGCTGGCGCTCATTAAAGGTGCGGTGGAAAAAGAAATGGAACGCGGCGGACAAATTTACTTTTTGCACAACCGTGTGCAAACCATCGATGACATGGCGTCTAAGCTGCGGTCTTTGCTGCCGAAGGCTCGCATTGTGGTTACGCACGGAAAACTTGCACCAGACGAGCTGGAACGCCGAATTTTGGCCTTCAAAAGTGGGGAGTACGATATTCTTGTGAGCTCGACCATCATTGAAAACGGAATTGATCTTGCGAATGCGAACACCCTCATTGTGAACAACGCCGAACGTTTTGGACTCGCGCAGCTTTATCAACTTCGTGGACGGGTGGGACGCGCGAAAGTGCAGGCGTACTCGTACTTTTTGTATCAAATGGAGCGCCTGCCGCTGGATGCAAAAAAACGTCTCAAGGCCATTGTGGAGGCCAACGAACTGGGTGCCGGGTTCCAAATTGCCATGAAAGATTTGGAAATTCGAGGGGCAGGAGATGTGCTTGGGGCCAATCAGTCGGGGGCCATTCAGGTGGTGGGCGTTTCGCACTTTGTGCGCATGCTCAACCAGGCGGTGGAAGATTTGAAGAAAGGCAAGAAAGTGAAGGAACGAGAGACCACCATGAAGGATGTGACCATCGAAATTCCGCTGCCTGCTTATGTGCCGGATGAGTATATTGTCAGTTCCAAAGAAAAGATTTCTGTTTACCAAAAATTGGCCGGAGCCGATACGCTCGACTACCTCACGGAGCTGCGCACTGAACTGGTGGAAGATTATGGACGAATGCCGGAAGAGGTTTCGAATTTGTTCCGCGTTTTAGAGATAAAAATGTTTGCAAAAAAAGCCGGCATCCTCAATGTGAAGGCAGAAAATGTCCACTCACAAGAAGACCGGCAAATTGTTTTACATATGTCTGAAAGCGTGAAGCCCGAAAATATTATGTCGCTTTTGGAATACAACAATCGGTGGATCATTTCGGGCACCAAGCTCAAGATTTCATTCAAAGACCTTGGAGTTTCTTGGGTGGAAGAGCTCAAAAAATGTCTATTGGCGCTTGGCAAAAAGCTGAAGAATTTGCCTGGGGCTGTGGTGGAGAAGTAA
- the dnaN gene encoding DNA polymerase III subunit beta: MKLTCAQADLALALSLVNRAVSPNSTLPVLNNILLRAEGKRLFLSATNLEIAISASFEASVENEGSLTIPAKILSSYVALLNDKEVLLSVNGGNTLQVQSKGSNTKMKGISSEEFPLLPKLEKPDVLKFSTKSILSALEQVVFAASTNISRPVLTGVYWQVNGKQTKLAATDSYRLGEKTLLNERDSEKDLSFIVPSKTAQELMKILSSSAAAEFDVYVSKGQVLFKVDGVELMSRLIEGNFPDYEKILPKEIKTTALLSTEDLILGLKKVSVIVRENSNNVRLKVHKDGIQIASEETQVGQGSTDLAAQVNGEAIETALNVQYLLDVLSHLGSKEVNLGLNDGLSPVMVTPTSGTDYLHIIMPLKV; the protein is encoded by the coding sequence ATGAAACTCACTTGCGCCCAGGCGGATCTGGCTTTAGCTCTTTCACTCGTGAATAGAGCCGTCAGTCCCAATAGCACTTTGCCGGTTTTGAATAATATTTTACTGAGGGCGGAAGGAAAGCGTCTTTTTTTGTCTGCGACCAATTTGGAGATTGCTATTTCAGCTTCTTTTGAAGCAAGTGTCGAGAATGAGGGAAGTTTGACCATTCCCGCCAAAATTTTGAGTTCTTATGTGGCTCTTTTGAACGATAAAGAAGTTTTACTTTCGGTGAATGGTGGAAATACGCTTCAGGTTCAAAGTAAGGGTTCGAATACGAAGATGAAGGGGATTTCCAGCGAGGAATTTCCGCTTTTGCCTAAGCTTGAAAAACCGGATGTTTTAAAGTTTTCAACAAAGAGCATTTTAAGTGCTTTGGAGCAGGTTGTTTTTGCGGCGTCCACCAATATTTCTCGCCCCGTTTTAACGGGAGTGTATTGGCAGGTGAACGGAAAGCAGACCAAGTTGGCGGCCACGGATAGCTATCGGCTTGGGGAGAAAACGTTGTTGAACGAAAGGGATAGCGAAAAAGATTTATCATTCATTGTTCCCTCGAAAACGGCTCAAGAATTGATGAAAATTTTAAGCTCCAGTGCGGCAGCGGAATTCGATGTGTATGTGAGCAAAGGACAGGTTTTGTTCAAGGTGGACGGGGTGGAGCTGATGTCTCGGTTGATCGAAGGCAACTTCCCTGATTACGAGAAAATTTTACCCAAAGAAATCAAGACCACCGCTTTGCTTTCCACGGAAGATTTGATCCTGGGGCTTAAAAAAGTTTCAGTGATTGTGCGTGAAAACAGCAATAACGTTCGTTTGAAGGTTCATAAAGACGGCATTCAGATTGCCAGCGAAGAAACTCAAGTGGGTCAGGGCAGCACGGATTTGGCAGCTCAGGTGAATGGGGAGGCCATTGAAACGGCGCTCAACGTACAATATTTGCTCGACGTGCTTTCTCATCTGGGAAGCAAGGAAGTGAATTTGGGCTTGAATGATGGACTTTCTCCTGTTATGGTAACGCCGACCTCGGGCACGGATTATCTGCACATCATCATGCCGCTCAAGGTTTAA
- a CDS encoding ribonuclease J, whose amino-acid sequence MSKIDKLSEWLRTTVQGGSKAPLATPKGELLAGPASKARPQPKGPAKGPSVHPKVMRMIPVGGLEEVGKNCMIVEYEHDILVVDMGFQFPDDEMFGVDYIIPDIQYLVERKDRIRGILITHAHLDHIGGLPYVLPDLGFPPVYGSKLSLGLVQKQLEEHKLLKQTTLKVVDNEQVYHFGRFNVEFFRVNHSIPDAMGIFIQSPEGSIVHTGDFKFDFTPADGVECDMRKMNELGKRGVNILFADSTNATKPGHTISERVVAENLEKAISDAQGRIVVTCFASLIGRIQQIIDFAQMNGRKVFLSGGSLEANVEIAHKLGFIKFHKEQLQPLKEVNKFDDRQVLVLTTGGQGEPMAALSRMANGAHTQVKIHPGDTVVVSSSPIIGNEKSVAFLVDALARLGAHVVHNGIMDVHTSGHGQQEDLKLMMSLIRPDHLVPIHGNYYMRSAHGSLGPQVGIPAEHVHMMDNGNVIEIRAGKVEMKTEDIKVRFVVVDGEMRGDLGSHVLKEREMMAQNGMVSVVIKVNKGRVVGTPIVVTRGFFYQKEQLKFIRDLEHAAKNAVEKLGNREKRRLDIGDYEAAVRSELAGVILRRFDRRPLIHTVVLF is encoded by the coding sequence ATGAGCAAAATAGATAAATTGTCAGAATGGCTTAGGACCACCGTTCAAGGCGGGTCCAAGGCCCCTTTAGCCACCCCAAAAGGAGAGCTTTTGGCGGGCCCTGCCTCCAAAGCACGTCCTCAGCCGAAAGGCCCGGCAAAGGGCCCTAGCGTGCATCCCAAGGTGATGCGGATGATCCCGGTGGGCGGCCTTGAAGAAGTGGGGAAAAACTGCATGATTGTGGAATATGAGCATGACATTTTGGTTGTGGACATGGGCTTTCAATTCCCGGACGATGAGATGTTTGGGGTGGATTATATTATCCCAGATATTCAATACCTGGTGGAGCGCAAGGATAGAATTCGCGGAATTTTGATCACGCACGCGCACCTCGATCACATTGGAGGTTTGCCTTATGTGCTGCCGGATCTGGGTTTTCCACCCGTTTATGGCTCCAAGCTTTCGCTCGGGCTGGTGCAAAAACAATTGGAGGAACACAAGCTTTTGAAGCAAACGACGCTGAAGGTGGTGGATAACGAACAGGTTTATCATTTTGGGCGTTTCAATGTGGAATTTTTTCGCGTGAACCACTCGATTCCCGATGCGATGGGCATTTTTATTCAAAGTCCGGAAGGCAGCATTGTGCATACGGGGGACTTTAAATTTGATTTCACGCCCGCCGATGGGGTGGAATGCGACATGCGTAAGATGAATGAGCTGGGCAAGCGCGGGGTGAATATTTTGTTTGCGGACAGCACCAATGCCACGAAGCCTGGGCACACGATTTCGGAACGAGTGGTGGCCGAAAACCTGGAAAAAGCGATTTCAGACGCCCAGGGACGCATTGTGGTGACGTGTTTTGCATCTCTCATTGGGCGCATTCAGCAGATCATTGATTTTGCTCAAATGAACGGGCGCAAGGTGTTTTTGTCCGGAGGCAGTTTGGAGGCCAATGTGGAGATTGCGCACAAGCTCGGGTTCATTAAATTTCACAAGGAGCAATTGCAGCCGCTCAAAGAGGTGAATAAATTCGATGACAGGCAGGTCCTTGTGCTCACTACGGGGGGGCAAGGGGAGCCGATGGCGGCTCTTTCGCGCATGGCCAACGGGGCTCACACCCAGGTTAAAATTCATCCCGGGGACACGGTGGTGGTTTCGTCTTCGCCGATCATTGGGAACGAAAAATCGGTGGCTTTTTTGGTGGATGCACTGGCGCGCCTCGGGGCGCATGTGGTGCACAACGGAATCATGGACGTGCATACGTCCGGGCATGGCCAACAGGAAGATTTGAAGCTGATGATGAGTTTGATTCGTCCCGATCATCTTGTGCCGATTCATGGGAATTATTACATGCGAAGCGCACATGGCTCCTTGGGACCTCAGGTGGGGATCCCGGCTGAGCACGTGCACATGATGGACAATGGAAATGTGATTGAAATTCGCGCTGGAAAAGTGGAGATGAAGACGGAAGACATCAAGGTGCGTTTTGTGGTGGTGGACGGGGAGATGCGAGGGGATTTGGGCTCCCATGTTTTAAAGGAGCGTGAAATGATGGCGCAGAATGGAATGGTGAGCGTGGTCATTAAGGTGAATAAGGGGCGGGTTGTGGGAACACCCATTGTGGTGACGCGCGGGTTCTTTTACCAAAAGGAGCAGCTCAAGTTCATTCGTGATCTGGAACATGCGGCTAAAAATGCCGTGGAAAAGCTGGGCAACCGAGAGAAGCGGCGGCTGGACATTGGCGACTATGAAGCGGCTGTGCGCAGCGAGCTTGCCGGGGTGATTTTGAGGCGCTTTGACCGCCGTCCCCTTATACACACGGTGGTGCTTTTTTAG